A genome region from Paracoccus stylophorae includes the following:
- a CDS encoding PAS-domain containing protein, with protein MPDRLRADLIRSGLNLIGQALSIFDADLRLAVANDQYQAMFDLPHRLTRPGTSFEDTIRFLVARGEYGPQDDPDAAVAFRVEQARTFQPHYFERMRVNGRWIAVEGAPLSQGGWITVYTDITDIKRQESLLRARSAELSEQVLDHAERLSAANRELAATNAALQEAQRVLTRTEARTRQVTEMVPAHIAHVDAEYRYTFSNRRLPAVFPGARAEAVGLTVEQALGPTMFLALKPWLDRALADEPQVFEITHPASGRRIRIALTPDRAGHGVYVLSTDVSAEVQAREALTHASKRSLAAQLTSGMAHDFGNLLTIILGLQGRLAAMELPAGAAQDVQATLAAARRGATLLDRLARISGKRDLSLHPVDLPALLRDLAALARPSLAEGVDLSLQIDLPDGQLLLDPGALQDSLLNLILNANAAIAGPGRIALSARTSGEWVRISVSDTGPGFSDEALTRATEPFFTTKTGQGSGLGLSMVYDQTKLAGGTMRLDNTAPGARVTLRLPLRPVARQMVLLVEDDDSIRADIRDMLTGLGHAVLEAASLTEARGMTDLPGLGVILSDIQLGDGLGLDLATSLPLVLMTSLPPGDPVRARATVPVLTKPVTPARLAAALADAKVPT; from the coding sequence ATCCCCGACCGGCTGCGCGCCGATCTGATCCGGTCGGGGCTGAACCTGATCGGTCAGGCGCTGTCGATCTTCGACGCGGATCTGCGTCTGGCCGTCGCCAACGACCAGTACCAGGCGATGTTCGACCTGCCGCACCGCCTGACCCGTCCCGGCACCAGCTTCGAGGACACGATCCGGTTTCTGGTGGCGCGCGGCGAATACGGCCCGCAGGACGATCCCGACGCCGCCGTCGCCTTCCGCGTCGAACAGGCACGCACCTTCCAGCCGCATTATTTCGAACGGATGCGCGTCAACGGCCGCTGGATCGCGGTCGAGGGCGCACCGCTGTCGCAGGGCGGCTGGATCACCGTCTATACCGACATCACCGACATCAAGCGTCAGGAATCGCTGCTGCGGGCGCGGTCGGCGGAACTATCCGAACAGGTGCTGGACCATGCCGAACGCCTGTCGGCCGCCAACCGCGAACTGGCCGCCACCAACGCCGCCCTGCAAGAGGCGCAGCGCGTCCTGACCCGGACCGAGGCGCGCACCCGTCAGGTCACCGAGATGGTGCCCGCCCATATCGCCCATGTCGATGCGGAATATCGCTATACGTTCTCGAACCGCCGCCTGCCTGCGGTCTTTCCCGGCGCGCGCGCCGAGGCGGTGGGCCTGACCGTCGAACAGGCGCTTGGGCCGACGATGTTTCTGGCCCTGAAACCCTGGCTGGACCGCGCCCTGGCCGATGAGCCGCAGGTGTTCGAGATCACCCATCCCGCCTCGGGGCGGCGCATCCGCATCGCGCTGACGCCCGACCGCGCCGGCCACGGCGTCTATGTGCTGTCCACCGATGTCAGCGCCGAGGTGCAGGCGCGCGAGGCGCTGACCCACGCCTCCAAGCGCAGCCTTGCCGCGCAGCTGACCTCGGGGATGGCGCATGATTTCGGCAATCTGCTGACCATCATCCTGGGGCTTCAGGGGCGGCTGGCGGCGATGGAGTTGCCCGCAGGCGCCGCGCAGGACGTGCAGGCGACGCTTGCCGCCGCCCGCCGCGGCGCCACTTTGCTGGACCGGCTGGCCCGGATCAGCGGCAAGCGCGACCTGTCGCTGCATCCCGTCGATCTGCCCGCCCTGCTGCGCGATCTGGCCGCGCTGGCGCGCCCCTCGCTGGCCGAAGGGGTGGATCTGTCCTTGCAGATCGACCTGCCTGACGGTCAGCTGCTGCTGGACCCCGGCGCGTTGCAGGATTCGCTGCTGAACCTGATCCTGAACGCCAACGCGGCGATCGCGGGGCCGGGGCGCATCGCGCTGTCGGCCCGGACCAGCGGCGAATGGGTCCGCATCTCGGTCAGCGACACCGGCCCGGGTTTCTCGGACGAGGCGCTGACCCGCGCCACCGAACCGTTCTTCACCACCAAGACCGGACAGGGGTCGGGCCTTGGCCTGTCGATGGTCTATGACCAGACCAAGCTGGCCGGCGGCACGATGCGGCTGGACAATACCGCCCCTGGCGCGCGCGTGACGCTGCGCCTGCCGCTGCGCCCCGTCGCGCGGCAGATGGTCCTGCTGGTCGAGGATGACGACAGCATCCGCGCCGATATCCGGGACATGCTGACCGGTCTCGGCCACGCCGTGCTCGAGGCTGCAAGCCTGACCGAGGCGCGCGGCATGACCGACCTGCCCGGTCTTGGCGTGATCCTGTCCGACATCCAGCTTGGCGACGGGCTGGGGCTGGACCTGGCCACGTCGCTGCCGCTGGTGCTGATGACCTCGCTGCCGCCGGGCGATCCGGTGCGCGCGCGGGCCACCGTGCCGGTGCTGACCAAACCCGTCACCCCCGCCCGGCTTGCCGCCGCGCTGGCCGATGCGAAAGTGCCCACATGA
- a CDS encoding aldehyde dehydrogenase family protein, protein MLDKRKFYIDGQWVDPVKANDLEVIDPSTEEPVAVISLGDQGDTDAAVAAAKAAFPAWSRTSPEERLAFIEKILEIYERRAEDMAWAISHEMGAPQDMSLGDQVGAGRGHIRNFIRAFRDFRFVRPLGDHAPGSVTAWEPVGVVGLITPWNWPMNQVTLKVIPALLAGDTAVLKPSEIAPLSSMLFAEIIDEAGVPAGVFNLVNGDGAGVGTQLSVHPDVAMISFTGSTRAGIAITKAAADSLKKVVLELGGKGANIVFADADDKAVVRGAAHCFYNSGQSCNAPTRMLVERSVYDRAVETAAKVADRTSVGSAHQPGKHIGPVVSKAQWEKIQDLIQTGIDEGARLVAGGTGLPEGVNRGYFVRPTVFADVSNDMTIAQQEIFGPVLSIIPFDSEDEAIEIANDTPYGLTNYVQSQDGARRNRVARQLQSGMVEMNGEPRGPGSAFGGVKASGRAREGGVMGLEEFMDSKAISGWDREA, encoded by the coding sequence GCCGCCGTCGCCGCCGCCAAGGCCGCCTTTCCGGCCTGGTCGCGCACCAGCCCCGAAGAGCGGCTGGCGTTCATCGAGAAGATCCTGGAGATTTACGAGCGGCGTGCCGAAGACATGGCCTGGGCGATCAGCCACGAGATGGGCGCCCCCCAAGACATGTCACTGGGCGATCAGGTCGGCGCCGGGCGCGGCCATATCCGCAACTTCATCCGGGCGTTCAGGGATTTCCGGTTCGTGCGGCCCCTGGGCGATCACGCCCCCGGCAGCGTGACCGCGTGGGAGCCGGTGGGCGTCGTGGGGCTGATCACGCCGTGGAACTGGCCGATGAACCAGGTCACGCTGAAGGTCATTCCGGCGCTGCTGGCCGGCGATACGGCGGTGCTGAAACCGTCCGAGATCGCGCCGCTGTCGTCGATGCTGTTTGCCGAGATCATCGACGAGGCCGGGGTGCCGGCGGGCGTCTTCAACCTGGTCAACGGCGACGGGGCGGGCGTGGGCACACAATTGTCGGTGCATCCGGATGTCGCGATGATCAGCTTTACCGGCTCGACCCGCGCCGGCATCGCGATCACCAAGGCGGCTGCGGACAGCCTGAAGAAGGTGGTTCTGGAACTGGGCGGCAAGGGCGCCAACATCGTCTTCGCCGATGCCGACGACAAGGCGGTGGTGCGCGGTGCGGCGCATTGCTTCTATAACAGCGGGCAGTCGTGCAACGCGCCGACCCGGATGCTGGTCGAGCGGTCGGTCTATGACCGCGCGGTCGAGACGGCGGCGAAGGTCGCGGACCGGACCTCGGTCGGCAGCGCGCATCAGCCGGGCAAGCATATCGGCCCGGTGGTCAGCAAGGCGCAGTGGGAAAAGATCCAGGATCTGATCCAGACCGGCATCGACGAGGGCGCGCGGCTGGTCGCCGGCGGCACCGGCCTGCCCGAGGGCGTCAACCGCGGCTATTTCGTGCGCCCCACCGTGTTTGCCGATGTCAGCAACGACATGACCATCGCCCAGCAGGAGATTTTCGGCCCGGTGCTGTCGATCATTCCCTTCGACAGCGAGGACGAGGCGATCGAGATCGCCAACGACACGCCCTACGGGCTGACGAACTATGTCCAGTCGCAGGACGGGGCAAGGCGCAACCGCGTGGCCCGGCAGTTGCAGTCGGGCATGGTCGAGATGAACGGAGAGCCGCGCGGGCCGGGATCGGCCTTCGGCGGCGTCAAGGCCTCCGGCCGCGCCCGCGAAGGCGGCGTCATGGGGCTGGAGGAGTTCATGGACAGCAAGGCGATCAGCGGCTGGGACCGCGAGGCGTGA
- a CDS encoding ABC transporter ATP-binding protein: protein MLDNTESHTTADGRQIGGVLMEMKNITLRFGGVEAIKDISFDIRQGEIRAIIGPNGAGKSSMLNVISGFYNPQEGEVWFKGYRRGPMKPYEVARLGIARTFQNIALFDGMTVLDNIMTGRLNKMKAGILSQAIWWGAAEREEIENREQVERIIDFLEIQNIRKTPVGRLPYGLKKRVELARALAAEPQILLLDEPMAGMNVEEKEDMSRFVLDVNDEFGTTIALIEHDMGVVMDLSDRVVVMDYGRKIGDGTPDEVRNNQEVIDAYLGVAHD, encoded by the coding sequence ATGCTGGACAACACCGAAAGCCATACCACCGCAGACGGCCGCCAGATCGGCGGCGTGCTGATGGAGATGAAGAACATCACCCTGCGCTTCGGCGGGGTCGAGGCGATCAAGGATATCAGCTTCGACATCCGCCAGGGCGAGATCCGCGCCATCATCGGCCCGAACGGTGCCGGCAAGTCCAGCATGCTGAACGTCATCTCGGGGTTCTACAACCCGCAGGAGGGCGAGGTCTGGTTCAAGGGCTATCGCCGCGGACCGATGAAACCCTATGAGGTCGCGCGGCTGGGCATCGCCCGCACCTTTCAGAACATCGCCCTGTTCGACGGCATGACGGTGCTGGACAACATCATGACGGGTCGGCTGAACAAGATGAAGGCGGGCATTTTAAGCCAGGCGATCTGGTGGGGCGCGGCCGAGCGCGAAGAGATCGAGAACCGCGAACAGGTCGAGCGGATCATCGACTTTCTGGAAATCCAGAACATCCGCAAGACGCCGGTCGGGCGGTTGCCCTATGGCCTGAAAAAGCGGGTGGAACTGGCGCGCGCACTGGCCGCCGAGCCGCAGATCCTGCTGCTGGACGAGCCGATGGCCGGCATGAATGTCGAGGAGAAAGAGGACATGTCCCGCTTTGTCCTGGACGTGAACGACGAATTCGGCACCACCATCGCACTTATCGAACACGACATGGGCGTGGTCATGGATCTGTCCGACCGGGTGGTGGTGATGGATTACGGCCGCAAGATCGGCGACGGCACGCCCGACGAGGTCAGGAACAATCAGGAAGTCATCGACGCCTATCTGGGGGTGGCCCATGACTGA
- a CDS encoding AMP-binding protein — protein sequence MTDTHPPSGDLQSIPALLARNVARFGSQPAWREKEFGIWQSWTWAEAAEEIRALALGLLALGLRQGDYVAIIGRNRPAHYWGMIAAQMCGAIPVPLYQDAVAEEMTYVLEHCGARFVLCGDQEQVDKVLEVEETVKGIEQIVYTDKRGMRKYDHARMNALEDVQAEGRAASARLGGELDARMAALDYDSTCVMLYTSGTTGKPKGVVLSNRNIIETSKNSAEFDNLTRREEIVAYLPMAWVGDFIFSVGQALWAGFTVNCPEGAHTMMTDMREIGPTYFFAPPRVFEEQLTTVMIRMEDAGRIKRWLFRHYMEVARRVGPALLDGKKVGPGDRLSYALGNLFVYGPLKNTLGFSRIRVGYTAGEAIGPEIFDFYRSLGINLKQLYGQTEASVFITQQPDGQVRSDTVGVPSPGVEVKIAENGEVFYRSPGTFVEYYKNADSTASTKDAEGWVATGDAGFFEDGTGHLRIIDRAKDVGKMADGSMFAPKYVENKLKFYPNILEAVVLGNGRDYCTAMINIDLSAVGNWAERNNIAYASYQELAGHPQVYATIKDHLEAVNRSVAEDPMLSNCQIHRFLVLHKELDPDDGEMTRTRKVRRSVISDKFGDLVDALYDGSDSIYTETEVTYEDGRKGKIKATLKIEDVQVFGDAQGQKVAAE from the coding sequence ATGACGGACACGCACCCGCCTTCCGGCGACTTGCAGTCGATTCCGGCGCTGCTGGCGCGCAATGTCGCGCGGTTCGGCAGCCAGCCCGCCTGGCGCGAAAAGGAATTCGGCATCTGGCAAAGCTGGACCTGGGCCGAGGCCGCCGAAGAGATTCGCGCGCTGGCGCTGGGCCTGCTGGCGCTGGGGCTGCGGCAGGGCGATTACGTGGCCATCATCGGGCGCAACCGCCCGGCCCATTACTGGGGCATGATCGCGGCGCAGATGTGCGGCGCGATTCCGGTGCCGCTGTATCAGGACGCCGTCGCCGAAGAGATGACCTATGTGCTGGAACATTGCGGCGCGCGTTTCGTGCTGTGCGGCGACCAGGAACAGGTCGACAAGGTGCTGGAGGTCGAGGAGACGGTGAAGGGGATCGAACAGATCGTCTATACCGACAAGCGCGGGATGCGCAAATACGACCACGCCCGCATGAATGCGCTGGAGGACGTGCAGGCCGAGGGGCGCGCCGCCTCGGCCCGGCTGGGGGGCGAGCTGGACGCGCGCATGGCGGCGCTGGATTACGACAGCACCTGCGTCATGCTGTATACCAGCGGCACGACCGGCAAGCCCAAGGGCGTCGTGCTGTCGAACCGCAACATCATCGAGACATCGAAGAACAGCGCCGAGTTCGACAATCTGACCCGGCGCGAGGAGATCGTGGCCTATCTGCCGATGGCCTGGGTCGGCGATTTCATCTTTTCGGTCGGGCAGGCGCTGTGGGCGGGGTTCACGGTGAACTGTCCCGAAGGCGCGCACACGATGATGACCGACATGCGCGAGATCGGGCCGACCTATTTCTTCGCGCCGCCGCGCGTCTTCGAGGAGCAGCTGACCACGGTGATGATCCGGATGGAGGATGCCGGGCGCATCAAGCGCTGGCTGTTCCGGCATTACATGGAGGTGGCGCGCCGCGTCGGCCCCGCGCTGCTGGACGGCAAGAAGGTCGGTCCGGGGGATCGTCTGTCCTACGCGCTGGGCAATTTGTTCGTCTATGGCCCGCTGAAGAACACGCTGGGCTTCAGCCGCATCCGCGTCGGCTATACCGCCGGCGAGGCGATCGGGCCCGAGATCTTCGATTTCTATCGCAGCCTGGGCATCAACCTGAAACAGCTTTACGGCCAGACCGAGGCATCGGTGTTCATCACCCAGCAACCCGACGGGCAGGTGCGGTCGGACACGGTCGGCGTGCCCAGCCCCGGCGTCGAGGTGAAGATCGCCGAGAACGGCGAGGTCTTCTATCGCAGCCCCGGCACCTTCGTCGAATACTACAAGAACGCCGACAGCACCGCCTCGACCAAGGACGCCGAGGGTTGGGTGGCCACCGGCGATGCGGGGTTCTTCGAAGACGGTACCGGCCATCTGCGGATCATCGACCGCGCCAAGGACGTGGGCAAGATGGCCGATGGCAGCATGTTCGCGCCCAAATATGTCGAGAACAAGCTGAAATTCTATCCCAACATCCTTGAGGCCGTGGTGCTGGGCAATGGCCGCGATTACTGCACCGCGATGATCAATATCGACCTCAGCGCGGTGGGCAACTGGGCGGAACGCAACAACATCGCCTATGCCAGCTATCAGGAGCTGGCCGGCCATCCGCAGGTCTATGCCACGATCAAGGATCACCTCGAGGCGGTGAACCGGTCGGTCGCGGAAGACCCGATGCTGTCAAACTGCCAGATCCACCGCTTTCTGGTGCTGCACAAGGAGCTGGACCCCGACGATGGCGAGATGACGCGCACGCGCAAGGTGCGCCGGTCCGTCATCAGCGACAAGTTCGGGGATCTGGTCGATGCGCTGTATGACGGGTCGGACAGCATCTATACCGAGACCGAAGTCACCTACGAGGACGGGCGCAAGGGCAAGATCAAGGCCACGCTGAAGATCGAGGACGTGCAGGTCTTCGGCGACGCGCAGGGCCAGAAGGTGGCGGCGGAATGA
- a CDS encoding branched-chain amino acid ABC transporter permease, with protein sequence MFYREAGDFKTSYRDDGQTFPIRLDRWGYYATLVVAVGVIPFVINDYWASAVIVPFLIYAIAALGLNILTGYAGQVSLGTGGFMAVGAYSVYKLMTAFPDISIAIHILLAGAITAVVGMLFGLPSLRIKGFYLAVATLAAQFFLVWLFNKVPWFYNYSASGQITAPERTILGHAVTGPASSAPAKYLICLAFAFVLAWIARNLTRGTLGRKWMAIRDMDIAAEIIGVNPLSAKLSAFAISSFFIGIAGALLFAVYLGAAEVGEAFGINKSFLVLFMVIIGGLGSIFGSFAGAAFMVLMPVFLKNVLVGTLGWPTDLAAHFELMIVGALIVFFLIVEPHGLARLWALAKEKLRLWPFPH encoded by the coding sequence ATGTTTTATCGCGAGGCGGGCGATTTCAAGACAAGCTATCGCGACGACGGCCAGACCTTTCCGATCCGGCTGGATCGCTGGGGATACTATGCCACGCTGGTGGTGGCGGTGGGTGTCATTCCGTTCGTCATCAACGATTACTGGGCCAGCGCGGTCATCGTGCCGTTCCTGATCTATGCGATCGCGGCGCTGGGGCTGAACATCCTGACCGGCTATGCCGGGCAGGTCAGCCTGGGGACCGGCGGGTTCATGGCGGTCGGCGCCTATTCCGTCTACAAGCTGATGACCGCCTTTCCCGATATCAGCATCGCCATCCACATCCTGCTGGCCGGCGCGATCACCGCGGTGGTGGGCATGCTGTTCGGCCTGCCCAGCCTGCGGATCAAGGGGTTCTATCTGGCGGTCGCGACGCTGGCGGCGCAGTTCTTTCTGGTGTGGCTGTTCAACAAGGTGCCGTGGTTCTACAACTATTCCGCGTCGGGCCAGATCACCGCGCCCGAACGCACCATCCTGGGCCACGCCGTCACCGGACCGGCCAGTTCCGCGCCGGCCAAATACCTGATCTGCCTGGCCTTCGCCTTTGTGCTGGCCTGGATCGCGCGCAACCTGACGCGCGGGACGCTGGGCCGCAAATGGATGGCGATCCGCGACATGGACATCGCGGCCGAGATCATCGGCGTCAATCCGCTGTCGGCCAAGCTGTCGGCCTTTGCCATCAGCAGCTTTTTCATCGGCATCGCCGGGGCGCTGCTGTTCGCCGTCTATCTGGGCGCGGCCGAGGTGGGCGAGGCGTTCGGCATCAACAAGAGTTTCCTGGTCCTGTTCATGGTCATCATCGGCGGGCTGGGCAGCATCTTCGGAAGTTTCGCGGGCGCGGCCTTCATGGTGCTGATGCCGGTCTTCCTGAAGAACGTGCTGGTCGGCACGCTGGGCTGGCCCACCGATCTGGCCGCGCATTTCGAACTGATGATCGTGGGCGCGCTGATCGTGTTCTTCCTGATCGTCGAGCCGCACGGCCTGGCGCGTCTGTGGGCGCTGGCCAAGGAAAAACTGCGGCTGTGGCCGTTTCCGCACTGA
- a CDS encoding response regulator transcription factor, which yields MTDAPLIAILDDEPEIRRLLSAALAEAGFRTQSFARATEFEAALRRITPDACLIDLGLPDRDGLALVHRLATESGAAIIIISGRAQVQDRVTGLELGADDYIIKPFEPAEVVARIRARLRRPAQAMRGSSTVRFAGWTADFDRYLLIAPDGRETPISHAEAEVLRMFTDNPRRLITRAQMLETLGGAAGDSFDRAMDVRISRLRTKLGEDPKNPRLIKTIYGAGYIFLAETG from the coding sequence ATGACCGACGCCCCCCTGATCGCGATCCTGGATGACGAGCCGGAGATCCGCCGGCTTCTGTCCGCCGCGCTGGCCGAGGCCGGGTTCCGCACCCAAAGCTTCGCCCGCGCGACCGAGTTCGAGGCGGCGCTGCGCCGCATCACCCCCGATGCCTGCCTGATCGATCTGGGCCTGCCCGACCGCGACGGGCTGGCGCTGGTCCACCGGCTGGCCACCGAATCGGGCGCGGCGATCATCATCATCTCGGGCCGCGCGCAGGTGCAAGACCGCGTCACCGGGCTGGAACTGGGCGCCGACGACTATATCATCAAGCCGTTCGAACCGGCCGAGGTCGTGGCCCGCATCCGCGCCCGGCTGCGCCGCCCCGCGCAGGCGATGCGCGGCAGCAGCACGGTCCGCTTCGCCGGCTGGACCGCCGATTTCGACCGCTATCTGCTGATCGCCCCCGACGGCCGCGAAACCCCCATCAGCCACGCCGAGGCCGAGGTGCTGCGCATGTTCACCGACAATCCGCGCCGGCTGATCACCCGCGCGCAGATGCTGGAAACCCTGGGCGGCGCGGCGGGCGACAGCTTCGACCGCGCCATGGATGTCCGCATCTCGCGCCTGCGCACGAAACTGGGCGAGGACCCGAAAAACCCGCGCCTGATCAAGACGATCTATGGCGCGGGCTATATCTTCCTGGCCGAAACCGGCTGA
- a CDS encoding branched-chain amino acid ABC transporter permease has product MDQLIYATEIFLNGLMTGVMYALVALGFVLIFKASGVFNFAQGVMALFAALTLVGIQQGQVPFAHVINAIFGTHLDHFGWTVPSVLAILLAAAAMVLLAFLIEKLVLQHLVGQAPIILFMATIGLAYFLEGLGDVMWGADIKTLDVGLPQGISDGIERVTADWFGYGFFIDRLDIWATAIAALLVAALIAFAQFTKQGRAMRAVADDHQAALSVGISLRFIWVMVWSIAGFVALVAGIMWGTKSGVQFSLSLIALKALPVLMLGGFTSIPGAIVGGLIIGVGEKLFEFFVGPMIGGATETWFAYVLALLFLVFRPQGLFGERIIERV; this is encoded by the coding sequence ATGGATCAGCTGATCTACGCGACCGAGATCTTTCTGAACGGGCTGATGACCGGCGTGATGTATGCGCTGGTCGCGCTGGGCTTCGTTCTGATCTTCAAGGCATCCGGGGTGTTCAACTTCGCCCAGGGCGTGATGGCGCTGTTCGCGGCGCTGACGCTGGTCGGCATCCAGCAGGGGCAGGTGCCCTTCGCGCATGTGATCAACGCGATCTTCGGCACGCATCTGGACCATTTCGGCTGGACGGTGCCGTCGGTGCTGGCGATCCTGCTGGCCGCCGCGGCGATGGTGCTGCTGGCCTTCCTGATCGAGAAGCTGGTGCTGCAGCACCTGGTCGGGCAGGCGCCGATCATCCTGTTCATGGCGACGATCGGGCTGGCCTATTTCCTTGAGGGGCTGGGCGACGTCATGTGGGGCGCCGACATCAAGACGCTGGATGTCGGCCTGCCGCAGGGCATTTCCGACGGGATCGAGCGGGTGACGGCGGACTGGTTCGGATACGGCTTCTTCATCGACCGGCTGGATATCTGGGCCACGGCCATCGCGGCGTTGCTGGTCGCGGCGCTGATCGCGTTCGCGCAATTCACCAAGCAGGGCCGGGCGATGCGCGCCGTGGCCGACGATCATCAGGCGGCGCTGTCGGTGGGCATCAGCCTGCGTTTCATCTGGGTGATGGTCTGGTCGATCGCGGGGTTCGTGGCGCTGGTCGCGGGCATCATGTGGGGCACCAAGTCGGGCGTGCAGTTCAGCCTGTCGCTGATCGCGCTGAAGGCGCTGCCGGTGCTGATGCTGGGCGGCTTCACCTCGATCCCCGGGGCCATCGTCGGCGGGCTGATCATCGGCGTGGGCGAGAAGCTGTTCGAATTCTTCGTCGGCCCGATGATCGGCGGCGCGACCGAGACCTGGTTCGCCTATGTGCTGGCGCTGCTGTTTCTGGTGTTCAGGCCGCAGGGCCTGTTCGGCGAGCGCATCATCGAACGGGTATAG